The proteins below come from a single Aegilops tauschii subsp. strangulata cultivar AL8/78 chromosome 6, Aet v6.0, whole genome shotgun sequence genomic window:
- the LOC109783826 gene encoding uncharacterized protein, which produces MASHVAATLPPLLPTPTRCLLLTPPPAVYTARVELDTKKQQPGRASMSRSWIKDKADLPGRASRSSSWATDKTLRRAGTLNGGIERLGRGDTSRENWKRPASRAPSVDRFEKKPRPPTEMVAASEASLLAGPAPSVGLSEKKAKPTTEMVANSMVASFAGPAPSIDRSEKKAKPATEANSEAGTLFVGPVVSVDWSEKKVTPPTVMEASPFGGLAPSINRSEKKATSLTKMEEYSEASFFAGPTFMVSPDPSELPMPTFIMSPDPSELPLPTFLYKYKVAKVLARLVAPMLID; this is translated from the coding sequence ATGGCTAGCCATGTCGCTGCGACTCTCCCGCCGCTGTTGCCTACCCCGACGCGCTGCCTCCTCCTGACGCCTCCTCCGGCGGTGTACACGGCTCGTGTGGAGCTAGACACCAAGAAGCAGCAGCCTGGACGTGCCTCGATGAGCAGAAGCTGGATCAAGGACAAGGCCGACCTTCCTGGGCGTGCTTCCCGGAGCTCCAGCTGGGCCACTGACAAGACGCTCCGTCGTGCCGGAACTTTGAACGGCGGCATCGAGCGCCTCGGCCGCGGGGATACGTCGAGGGAAAACTGGAAGAGGCCGGCCAGCCGCGCGCCATCCGTAGACCGGTTCGAGAAGAAGCCGAGGCCTCCGACTGAGATggtggcagcctcggaggcatcACTCCTCGCCGGCCCCGCGCCGTCGGTCGGCCTGTCGGAGAAGAAGGCAAAGCCTACGACTGAGATGGTGGCAAACTCGATGGTTGCATCCTTCGCTGGCCCTGCTCCGTCGATCGACCGGTCGGAGAAGAAAGCAAAGCCTGCGACTGAGGCAAACTCGGAGGCGGGGACACTCTTCGTTGGCCCTGTGGTGTCGGTCGACTGGTCGGAGAAGAAGGTGACGCCTCCGACCGTGATGGAGGCATCGCCCTTTGGTGGCCTCGCTCCGTCGATCAACCGGTCCGAGAAGAAGGCGACGTCTCTAACCAAGATGGAGGAGTACTCGGAGGCATCCTTCTTCGCTGGCCCGACATTCATGGTGTCGCCAGACCCGAGCGAGCTGCCCATGCCGACCTTCATCATGTCGCCGGACCCGAGCGAGCTGCCCTTGCCAACCTTCCTCTATAAGTACAAGGTGGCTAAAGTGTTAGCTAGACTAGTCGCTCCGATGCTCATTGATTAG
- the LOC109783836 gene encoding uncharacterized protein encodes MAAQKLPWQRNKADAPLKTLTWQQASSTQAAKQEIRRVRLGQCCHDGSYHTLDHYSGEIPSALMEMPMLESDNTTAPKVFFELPVWNKNKFMQYLTPSAFPKVLNLAMNNFTGVIPEEIGQLQGLFSLNLSSNRLSGEIPEQICILTNLQMLDLSGNHLTGKIPAALNNLHFLSRFNISNNDLEGTIPNVGQFSTFLDSSFGGNPKLCGPMVANNCGSAEASPVSIDPRKQIGSEATIFMTAFGVFFVVGVLYDQKVLARHFG; translated from the coding sequence ATGGCAGCACAAAAGCTGCCATGGCAGCGAAACAAAGCGGACGCACCACTGAAAACGTTGACATGGCAGCAGGCCAGCTCGACTCAAGCAGCCAAACAGGAGATACGTCGGGTGAGATTGGGTCAATGCTGTCACGATGGCAGCTACCACACCCTCGACCACTACTCAGGGGAAATCCCGAGTGCCTTAATGGAGATGCCAATGCTAGAATCAGACAATACTACTGCACCAAAGGTCTTCTTTGAGCTGCCTGTTTGGAACAAGAACAAATTTATGCAATACCTCACACCCAGTGCTTTTCCTAAAGTGCTTAATCTAGCCATGAATAATTTCACTGGTGTGATCCCGGAGGAGATTGGTCAGTTACAAGGACTCTTTTCACTCAACTTGAGCTCCAACAGATTATCTGGAGAGATACCAGAACAGATCTGCATCCTCACGAACCTGCAGATGCTCGACTTGTCTGGTAATCATCTCACTGGTAAGATTCCAGCTGCATTGAACAATCTGCACTTCCTCTCCAGATTCAACATTTCTAATAATGACCTGGAAGGCACTATTCCAAACGTGGGCCAGTTTAGCACGTTTCTGGATTCTAGCTTTGGTGGAAACCCAAAACTTTGTGGCCCTATGGTTGCAAACAATTGTGGTTCGGCAGAAGCAAGTCCAGTTTCCATTGACCCCAGAAAACAGATTGGTAGTGAGGCCACCATCTTTATGACTGCCTTCGGTGTTTTCTTTGTAGTAGGAGTCCTATATGATCAGAAAGTCTTAGCTAGACATTTTGGCTAA